One Aegilops tauschii subsp. strangulata cultivar AL8/78 chromosome 7, Aet v6.0, whole genome shotgun sequence genomic window carries:
- the LOC109787435 gene encoding isoamylase SU1, chloroplastic: MLAGHGTRSGRSKWTVRTATRHARHCQQSESARTAHARSDERTVRSIPPPSLNHSSTLPHYHARTRVTPPTKNQQEARIPPINNPASPLLPKINHRSLGVPGMTMMAMAKAPCLCARPSLAARARRPGPGPAPRLRRWRPNATAGKGVGEVCAAVVEAATKAEDEDDDEEEAVAEDRYALGGACRVLAGMPAPLGATALAGGVNFAVYSGGATAAALCLFTPEDLKADRVTEEVSLDPLMNRTGNVWHVFIEGELHDMLYGYRFDGTFAPHCGHYLDISNVVVDPYAKAVISRGEYGVPARGNNCWPQMAGMIPLPYSTFDWEGDLPLRYPQKDLVIYEMHLRGFTKHDSSNVEHPGTFIGAVSKLDYLKELGVNCIELMPCHEFNELEYSTSSSKMNFWGYSTINFFSPMTRYTSGGIKNCGRDAINEFKTFVREAHKRGIEVILDVVFNHTAEGNENGPILSFRGVDNTTYYMLAPKGEFYNYSGCGNTFNCNHPVVRQFIVDCLRYWVMEMHVDGFRFDLASIMTRGSSLWDPVNVYGAPIEGDMITTGTPLVTPPLIDMISNDPILGGVKLIAEAWDAGGLYQVGQFPHWNVWSEWNGKYRDIVRQFIKGTDGFAGGFAECLCGSPHLYQAGGRKPWHSINFVCAHDGFTLGDLVTYNNKYNLPNGENNRDGENHNLSWNCGEEGEFARLSVKRLRKRQMRNFFVCLMVSQGVPMFYMGDEYGHTKGGNNNTYCHDSYVNYFRWDKKEQYSDLQRFCCLMTKFRKECEGLGLEDFPTAERLQWHGHQPGKPDWSENSRFVAFSMKDERQGEIYVAFNTSHLPAVVELPERAGRRWEPVVDTGKPAPYDFLTDDLPDRALTIHQFSHFLNSNLYPMLSYSSVILVLRPDV; the protein is encoded by the exons ATGCTAGCAGGGCACGGCACCCGCAGCGGCCGGTCCAAATGGACGGTGAGAACCGCAACGCGACACGCCCGGCACTGTCAGCAAAGCGAGAGCGCGCGCACGGCACACGCACGCTCGGACGAACGGACGGTGCGATCGATCCCTCCCCCCTCGCTCAACCACAGTAGTACCCTGCCACACTATCACGCACGCACTCGAGTCACACCTCCCACGAAGAACCAACAGGAGGCGCGGATCCCACCGATAAATAACCCCGCCTCGCCGCTCCTCCCCAAAATCAATCACCGATCGCTCGGGGTTCCCGGCATGACGATGATGGCCATGGCCAAGGCGCCCTGCCTCTGCGCGCGCCCGTCCCTCGCCGCGCGCGCGAGGCGGCCGGGGCCGGGGCCGGCGCCGCGCCTGCGACGGTGGCGACCCAATGCGACGGCGGGGAAGGGGGTCGGCGAGGTGTGCGCCGCGGTTGTCGAGGCGGCGACGAAGGCCGAGgatgaggacgacgacgaggaggaggcggtggcggaggACAGGTACGCGCTCGGCGGCGCGTGCAGGGTGCTCGCCGGAATGCCCGCGCCGCTGGGCGCCACCGCGCTCGCCGGCGGGGTCAATTTCGCCGTCTACTCCGGTGGAGCCACCGCCGCGGCGCTCTGCCTCTTCACGCCAGAAGATCTCAAGGCG GATAGGGTGACGGAGGAGGTTTCCCTTGACCCCCTGATGAATCGGACTGGGAACGTGTGGCATGTCTTCATTGAAGGCGAGCTGCACGACATGCTTTACGGGTACAGGTTCGACGGCACCTTTGCTCCTCACTGCGGGCACTACCTTGATATTTCCAATGTCGTGGTGGATCCTTATGCTAAG GCAGTGATAAGCCGAGGGGAGTATGGCGTTCCGGCGCGTGGTAACAATTGCTGGCCTCAGATGGCTGGCATGATCCCTCTTCCATATAGCACG TTTGATTGGGAAGGCGACCTACCTCTAAGATATCCTCAAAAGGACCTGGTAATATATGAGATGCACTTGCGTGGATTCACGAAGCATGATTCAAGCAATGTAGAACATCCGGGTACTTTCATTGGAGCTGTGTCGAAGCTTGACTATTTGAAG GAGCTTGGAGTTAATTGTATTGAATTAATGCCCTGCCATGAGTTCAACGAGCTGGAGTACTCAACCTCTTCTTCCAA GATGAACTTTTGGGGATATTCTACCATAAACTTCTTTTCACCAATGACGAGATACACATCAGGCGGGATAAAAAACTGTGGGCGTGATGCCATAAATGAGTTCAAAACTTTTGTAAGAGAGGCTCACAAACGGGGAATTGAG GTGATCCTGGATGTTGTCTTCAACCATACAGCTGAGGGTAATGAGAATGGTCCAATATTATCATTTAGGGGGGTCGATAATACTACATACTATATGCTTGCACCCAAG GGAGAGTTTTATAACTATTCTGGCTGTGGGAATACCTTCAACTGTAATCATCCTGTGGTTCGTCAATTCATTGTAGATTGTTTAAG ATACTGGGTGATGGAAATGCATGTTGATGGTTTTCGTTTTGATCTTGCATCCATAATGACCAGAGGTTCCAG TCTGTGGGATCCAGTTAACGTGTATGGAGCTCCAATAGAAGGTGACATGATCACAACAGGGACACCTCTTGTTACTCCACCACTTATTGACATGATCAGCAATGACCCAATTCTTGGAGGCGTCAAG CTCATTGCTGAAGCATGGGATGCAGGAGGCCTCTATCAAGTAGGTCAATTCCCTCACTGGAATGTTTGGTCTGAGTGGAATGGGAAG TACCGGGACATTGTGCGCCAATTCATTAAAGGCACTGATGGATTTGCTGGTGGTTTTGCCGAATGTCTTTGTGGAAGTCCACACCTATACCAG GCAGGAGGAAGGAAACCTTGGCACAGTATCAACTTTGTATGTGCACATGATGGATTTACACTGGGTGATTTGGTAACATATAATAACAAGTACAATTTACCAAATGGGGAGAACAATAGAGATGGAGAAAATCACAATCTTAGCTGGAATTGTGGGGAG GAAGGAGAATTCGCAAGATTGTCTGTCAAAAGATTGAGGAAGAGGCAGATGCGCAATTTCTTTGTTTGTCTCATGGTTTCTCAA GGAGTTCCAATGTTTTACATGGGCGATGAATATGGCCACACAAAAGGGGGCAACAACAATACATACTGCCATGATTCTTAT GTCAATTATTTTCGCTGGGATAAAAAAGAACAATACTCTGACTTGCAAAGATTCTGCTGCCTCATGACCAAATTCCGCAA GGAGTGCGAGGGTCTTGGCCTTGAGGACTTTCCAACGGCCGAACGGCTGCAGTGGCATGGTCATCAGCCTGGGAAGCCTGATTGGTCTGAGAATAGCCGATTCGTTGCCTTTTCCATG AAAGATGAAAGACAGGGCGAGATCTATGTGGCCTTCAACACCAGCCACTTACCGGCCGTTGTTGAGCTCCCAGAGCGCGCAGGGCGCCGGTGGGAACCGGTGGTGGACACAGGCAAGCCAGCACCATATGACTTCCTCACCGACGACTTACCTGATCGCGCTCTCACCATACACCAGTTCTCTCATTTCCTCAACTCCAACCTCTACCCCATGCTCAGCTACTCATCGGTCATCCTAGTATTGCGCCCTGATGTTTGA
- the LOC109787437 gene encoding uncharacterized protein, with protein MAVQWCSATSLHGWCRHPSPPLPSPALASTVSLSRQPRRIGCVSVRREVAVAAAAEAAPPEVEADVDMEEEGVECEEGCGGTGWLLCDFCKGKKNNVKSESSPRIYRRCPTCKAAGYILCQRCRVYRCITYPESTES; from the exons ATGGCTGTGCAGTGGTGCAGCGCGACGAGCCTGCACGGTTGGTGCCGCCACCcatcgccgccgctgccgtcccCGGCATTGGCGTCGACCGTGTCGCTGTCTCGGCAGCCGAGGAGGATCGGCTGCGTGTCCGTCCGCAGGGAGGTCGCCGTGGCCGCGGCGGCAGaggcggccccgccggaggtCGAGGCGGACGTGGACATGGAG GAAGAAGGTGTAGAGTGCGAAGAAGGGTGCGGCGGCACGGGGTGGCTGCTGTGCGACTTCTGCAAGGGGAAGAAGAACAACGTCAAGTCCGAGAGCAGCCCCAGGATCTATCGCCGCTGCCCGACCTGCAAGGCC gcCGGGTACATCTTGTGCCAGAGATGCAGGGTCTACAGATGCATCACATATCCTGAAAGCACCGAATCATGA
- the LOC109787436 gene encoding glycosyltransferase family protein 64 C3, protein MPSSHHHHHHHHYLVLHLVFLVAVTLSAVAALGGGEGPACDAASPQEEELRPDRLTVLLSGFSERRLPLLRAIAGAYAAHPLVLAVVVLWCNPSTPDDRLLVPRFPPGVSLHRTASASLNSRFLPHPSIRTAAVAVADDDVLPDAAAISFAFAAWQQRAGRPGTLVGFFPRSHHLDLARGRWAYAAPQPGRYSMVLTKFLVLGVDLLRKYSCSPELAAARAVVDRERNCEDILMNFVAAEASGEGPVLVEAGSIRDWGDPRNDANAGTGVEGGDAAMKAVGLSSRGGVGHWEKRGECITQFHRLLGRMPLRYSYGKVVEAAVAEQGLCSKGGRLVRCDQE, encoded by the coding sequence ATGCCGTcgtcgcaccaccaccaccaccaccaccattaCCTTGTCCTCCACCTCGTCTTCCTTGTTGCCGTCACACTCTCCGCCGTCGCGGCACTCGGAGGAGGAGAAGGGCCGGCCTGCGACGCGGCGTCCCCGCAGGAGGAGGAACTCCGGCCGGACCGGCTCACGGTGCTCCTGAGCGGCTTCTCGGAGCGGCGGCTcccgctcctccgcgccatcGCGGGAGCCTACGCCGCACACCCGCTCGTCCTCGCCGTCGTCGTGCTCTGGTGCAACCCCTCCACCCCGGACGACCGCCTCCTCGTCCCGCGCTTCCCGCCGGGCGTGTCCCTCCACCGCACCGCCTCGGCCTCCCTCAACTCCCGGTTCCTCCCGCACCCGTCCATCCGCACCGCCGCCGTGGCCGTCGCCGATGACGACGTCCTCCCCGACGCCGCCGCGATCTCCTTCGCGTTCGCCGCCTGGCAGCAGCGGGCCGGCCGCCCGGGCACCCTCGTCGGCTTCTTTCCGAGGTCCCACCACCTCGACCTCGCCCGCGGGAGGTGGGCGTACGCCGCGCCGCAGCCCGGCCGCTACTCCATGGTGCTCACCAAGTTCCTCGTCCTCGGCGTGGACCTCCTCCGGAAGTACTCCTGCTCCCCGGAGCTCGCGGCGGCGCGCGCCGTGGTGGACCGGGAGCGCAACTGCGAGGACATCCTCATGAACTTCGTGGCCGCCGAGGCGTCCGGGGAAGGGCCGGTGCTGGTGGAGGCCGGCAGCATCAGGGACTGGGGCGACCCGAGGAACGACGCCAACGCCGGCACCGGTGTGGAGGGCGGCGACGCGGCGATGAAGGCCGTGGGGCTGAGCTCGAGAGGCGGCGTGGGGCACTGGGAGAAGCGAGGGGAGTGCATCACGCAGTTCCACCGGCTGCTAGGGAGGATGCCGCTGCGGTACAGCTACGGGAAGGTGGTGGAGGCGGCCGTCGCCGAGCAGGGGCTGTGCAGCAAAGGCGGCCGTCTCGTCCGGTGCGACCAGGAGTAG
- the LOC109787433 gene encoding probable transcription factor MYB58 yields MQPRGGGGGDRAAVRKGPWTAEEDEVLHQHVREHGPREWSSIRSKGLLPRTGKSCRLRWVNKLRPDLKTGCKFSSEEERVVIDLQAHFGNKWARIATYLPGRTDNDVKNFWSTRQKRLARILRAPLPRRRSASAAAKHGGGGGGGVGAASSSAASNSHEAAAARASEVTLFSCLLSLKKNRDGFVASELDSDHPVSEPDFVPLFP; encoded by the exons ATGCAGCcgcgcggtggcggtggcggtgaCCGGGCGGCCGTGAGGAAGGGGCCGTGGACGGCGGAGGAGGACGAGGTGCTGCACCAGCACGTCCGCGAGCACGGCCCCCGCGAATGGAGCTCCATTCGATCCAAAGGCCTCCTCCCCCGCACCGGCAAGTCCTGCCGCCTCCGCTGGGTCAACAAGCTCCGCCCCGACCTCAAGAC GGGTTGCAAGTTCTCGTCGGAGGAGGAGCGGGTGGTGATCGACCTGCAGGCGCACTTCgggaacaagtgggcgaggatCGCGACGTACCTGCCCGGCAGGACGGACAACGACGTCAAAAACTTCTGGAGCACGCGGCAGAAGCGCCTCGCCAGGATCCTAAGGGCGCCGCTGCCCCGCAGGAGGTCAGCCTCAGCCGCCGCcaagcacggcggcggcggcggcggcggcgtaggcGCGGCTTCATCTTCTGCGGCGTCCAACTCTCATGAGGCGGCAGCGGCACGCGCTTCCGAGGTGACCCTCTTCTCTTGCTTGCTTTCTCTGAAGAAAAACCGAGATGGATTTGTTGCTTCTGAACTGGACAGCGATCACCCTGTTTCTGAACCTGATTTTGTGCCTCTGTTTCCCTGA
- the LOC109787434 gene encoding uncharacterized protein: MVVLMEYAPGVGATMKRKGEEEPGLFAFPDDGDGGSVPVSCRATKMRRLEGAGAGHDVPAAAAVETEGDVMMAEEPPAPSLGAVEGEKRAVVVYGPAVDAACTGGRLGLLGQWRLRPWAPLSAGAEWIRDMLREADGRTVRAVLSSAQEGGGADLALVPWGAAHVPAEANQASTAAETVDGEEDAEGTAAMDVEEERDHHQAQAVGAGCGEGYLCRWPQHCMAPPPLPAVRQATPAVWSW, from the coding sequence ATGGTGGTGCTCATGGAGTACGCCCCCGGCGTCGGCGCGACCATGAAGAGGAAGGGAGAGGAGGAGCCGGGGCTGTTCGCGTTCCCCGATGACGGCGACGGCGGCAGCGTTCCGGTTTCCTGCCGTGCCACCAAGATGAGGCGTCTGGAGGGTGCCGGCGCCGGCCACGATGTGCCGGCGGCAGCGGCCGTTGAGACGGAGGGCGACGTAATGATGGCGGAGGAGCCGCCGGCGCCGTCCCTCGGGGCCGTGGAAGGGGAAAAGAGGGCTGTGGTGGTGTACGGCCCGGCAGTCGACGCCGCGTGCACTGGTGGCCGGCTCGGCCTTCTCGGCCAATGGCGGCTCCGCCCGTGGGCGCCCCTGAGCGCCGGCGCCGAGTGGATCCGTGACATGCTGCGCGAGGCGGATGGCCGCACGGTGCGGGCGGTGCTGTCCAGCGCTCAGGAAGGGGGCGGCGCCGACCTGGCCCTGGTCCCTTGGGGCGCCGCACACGTGCCGGCAGAGGCGAATCAGGCGTCCACGGCCGCGGAGACGGTGGACGGGGAAGAGGACGCCGAGGGAACGGCAGCGATGGACGTCGAAGAGGAGAGGGACCATCATCAGGCCCAGGCGGTCGGGGCCGGCTGCGGTGAGGGGTACTTGTGCCGGTGGCCGCAGCACTGTATGGCGCCGCCTCCGTTGCCGGCGGTTCGCCAGGCGACCCCGGCTGTGTGGTCGTGGTGA